In Brachypodium distachyon strain Bd21 chromosome 5, Brachypodium_distachyon_v3.0, whole genome shotgun sequence, the genomic window cgctccaatccataataagtatctcagattttgtacggACTTAGTACAAGTTGCACTagatttgagacacttattatggatcggagggagtactatttttcaCCATTTTCTCATTAAGGTATGAGTAATTTTTATTAATCTTTGGGGCATCTTTTTGCTTATTTCAATTTGGGAACATTTTTGACCGGAACCTCAGGGAGTCATATGAGACATATTGATGAACGAGCCGTGTATTATTTAACTGGTAATAGTAAACATTCCTTAGTCTGTTTTTGTTGTGATTATTTCTGGTATGTATAGTAGGCCTACTTTATGTCATGGGTGATGTTCTTTTAAGATTGAGGACAGCAAATATTTTTCCAAAGAGGATACAAATCTATTTGAACTAGTTCACAAAATACACTAAAATTGAACATCTAGACTCCATCCAGATTAATCACAATCACAGGACTTATACCAATGTGAATCGCCAACTAGCTTACAGTGCAAACTGCTTGATGCAACAATTCCCTTAGCATGCATCATATAATTCATAATTCTTCTTTTGTACAAATATTTACCAATCGGCACTATTGGTGAAATATCCCGGTGTTAGGGTTCTAGTTAGTCCATAACTAATAATCTCCTCACTACACATATTTAGCTCATAGCATAGTTTGTGATGTTCTTAGCGTTTTCTTTTGGAATTGTTCCCATCAGAATAATGAATCCTGAAAACCGATGGattatttgttttgctgtGAATCATAGATCATAGTCTTCGTGGAATTTGTCAAGATGTGCTAATGTATCTAGTTAAACAGCAACCTCGAATTCCTACATTTGGGGACTGGGAAAACAGTGAGGACACCCCTTACACACAGAAGTTCGAGGGTGcaaggaagaacaagaaaacaggAATTTATTCCAATCCAAATGATCCAGGACATCAACCTGAACCTCCTCGCAGGTCACCTTTGAATCCATCATCATATACACCTGATGCTCGAGAACAAGGTCCAAGGAATCCACCACATGGAAGAAGGCCTGAAACGGATCCACACAACCGCGAGCCTGTACCACGACGGCATTCAACTCCTCAGCAGGAACAAGGAGGAAACACTAGCACACCGAGAAGCCCCTACAGAACTGCTGCTGGGTCTGCTTCACCAATGCAGCCAAACAACACATCAAAGCCGAAACACAGGGCAGCTGGAGGGCAGACTCCAGAAAGGAGAGCTTCGTCAGATGTACATGGCCAGCATACTCCTGGAAGGAGCAGAATGAGGCAGGGTTACCAAGGCTACAACGTACTACCTTCTAATCCTTTGTTTCTTGTTGGTCCAGAAATGTATGCGGGCTACAAATGTCTGTGGAGTGTGGAGAATGAACTGTTGGTTTTGCAATTTTGAATCCAGGCTGAAGAGGAAGTAGCAGTTCCACCATTTGGTGCTTGGGATGAGGCTAATGCGGCATCAGGCGAAAAGTTTACTGGTATCTTCAACAGGGTGAGGGACGACAAGTTATCGCCTAACTCTTCAGCAAGGCAATCTTCAAATGCTAATCACGGACAGGAAAATAAGGTGCAACAGGTATTTAAAAGCTAACTCCTAAGTAAAATTATCTTTAAGTTCTGCTAGCATTGGTGTGACTGTGATCTTTGTTTGACTTCAGAATTTCAGTGTATAGCACATACGCAAATCGGCAATGATGAATGCATTCCATAAGGGAATTAGTAGCTTTGCTATCTTGTGGCTGTAAAGTTCTCGGACCATCAGCCTAATCCTTTTTGTGTTTGGGATAATGCTCTGTTCGTAGACTGATATTTTATTTCAACAATATTGCAATTCCAAGCGGAACTCCTAATGGAACAAAATGTTTTACATGGTGTGAATGAAAAGTGAATCAATAGATCAACACCACAAATTTTGTGATCTAACTGTTCAATCTGTCCAGGCATGTGATATTAAAGCTTACCGACTGTCTAGATAACAAGTACTTTCTATAGAGCTGCTTCTAGTTTTGCATAATCTTAATGTCAAATATATGATCTCACTATTAACATAAACATATATTGGAATGGTGATTCATAGGTGACCTTTTCATTTACTATATGCTAGCTCACTAACAGATGAATTGGTAAGCTTTCGTAACAAGTTACTTTGTACTCCGTATTCTGCACATGATAAAAAGTGTGGTTGGGAACTTCATcgtgtagaaaaaaaaatcaatttctGCAACTATTAATCACATTCAATATTCATGCTTGTGACGTTGCAATTCATCTCCATTTGCTTTGTTTTCTGGGTGGATCTCAATAGCTTTGGCGTAACCATACTCTTCTTACTGATGTCACTCATTGTTAGTTCACTAATTTTCCatgcaaaacatatatgtTGTGTCTGTATCTTTGAACTGGACATACTGCTATGACCTGGACTACTCCACAATGTTAAATGTTGATTCCTCTAAAGCCTTCAAATGACACAATAACCTTTAAGCAACTCAGTCCATTCAGAGAGAGACCTAGTTGCTTTAATGCCCAGCACaagtagcatttttttttacgtcATTCTCTACCTGATATTCCCAGATATTAATGCATTGACTaacctctctttttcttcagaCATGCCCTTGCTGTATACTTTGACAAAATGGGGACGCAATCACAGATGTTTCTGGAAAAGTCTGGGTTACTCGTGCAACAAACTATTGTCTTCATGAAGAATTTGTCAAGAAACTCTTTCATCATGTATTACCTTTCCATGCTTACCACTTTACCAGTTATTGCTATTGGTGTGTGTAACTGTAATGTACCTATAATTGAATTGTTCGATGATTTATGTTCTTCGCCTATCTGGAACATATATTGGATGCCATTGAGATATTTGCAGTATGAGTTAAGCAGTTAGCAATTGCTGGCAATAAAGGTTTCTATAATTTCATTTATGGAAACCTGATTTATTATATTGATATCTGATTAGATATCCTGTATGCTTCATTGTGGTTGCATTAAaatcaagtactccctccctccaacaaaggatgtctcaactttgaccaaatttgaatgcatctatacactaagtcatgtctagatacatccaaattttcacaaacttgagacattttttgttggacagagggagcactttttttttttgtaaaagcTATGTTTTGTATCAAAGCACCCAGTTACTCTCATACGTTCCTGGTTCCTCATCCAAGGGACACCAGTTTTTCGAAAAATTCTGTTGATTTTGTTGGAAAGACCATGCAAGCTAAAAATGTTGGTCTTCACCTCTGTTTCTAATTGAGCTCATGGTAAAGAGTAATTTTTAAATTATTGAATATCTTCAACCTTTCAGAACAGCCTCTTCTGGGGAAAGTTTAATGAAATTACAAAATTTGCAGATATTCATTAATATTCGGTATAATATTGTTTTACATAAATAAAGTATTTGAATTgccataaaaaaagaaaaggatactAATATAATTTGAAATTTCCCAGAAAAAGATATAATCATTCCAGAGCCTATTAGCAACAGTTGTATAAAGTTATGTACCTTCTTTTGATAGAAAATTACATACTTACTGATGCTTTATACATAAGCTAATCTGGGAACATGCTGTGAAGATGGGTAAAATATTATCAGATCCAAAATTCTGATGTCTGTTGAACAACCTGTTACTGCAGTTTGTAGGTATTCCCTCGGCAATTCGATTCTATTTTTTATCATTGCTGAATGACACCCTGTTCTGCAAATCCTCCTTACGTAGTTTGGATTGTCTGCTAGAACTAGCCTACCTTAGCTTCCTTATTGGCAGGGAACGGCTGAATAACTCCTCAACCTGGGTTGCCTCCAAGTCCAGCTGATCCAAAAGTTCCATTTCCTCCTTGCTTAACCCCTGCAAGAAGTTCATCACATCCTGTTTGACCTCTGTGAGGCCATCAGCCAACCTCTTAACCAGTgtctcctcttccttctccagCTCCTCGACTTCTCCCTCAAGCTCCCCCTCAATCTCCTTCACCTCATCAACGATGATCTTCTCTCCTTTCTCAACAGTCTTCTCGATTCTATCCACAAGAGGAGGCTCAGGACCACAGGTGTTGTCTGTCCTGATGAATGTGGAAAAATCCCGCCCTACACTTTTCGCTGCCCTTTCTAGCTCAGGCACTATTGTTTCAGGTAATTGTTTGCTTCTTGTGTACACAACAGCGCCACCATATCCATCCCATGCGTCATTTCTTCCACGGTAGTACACAAATATGTAGTCATCTTCCTTGTTCTCTATTTTTGATGAGAGAATGTACCTACAGTTCACCAAATTTCAGCTGACAGACTGAAGTACACCAACAATGATAATTTCAGGAGGTGGGGAGGGACATACCAGTCATCTTGATAGTGCAAGTACTCATTGTCATGGTTATATAGTATTGCGGGTTGTGAAGGGTCCTGCGCGAACCGCTGCACTGCCCCCCTGGTGAAGAAACCGGTGTCGGGGGTGCGGATTCTCCATGCCAAATTTGCAACAAGTCTGTCCCCCTCGACATGAAACTCATGAAGCTGGCAATCAAATGCGTCGAAGGTAGGATTTAGGCCACTTGAAATGTACCACTTGCCAGTAAAATCTGCTATGTTGAAGTTCTTGACAAGGGCAGATGGATCAGGGACTGGGAACTCGCCAACATCAGACTTTTTTGGGACACACTTTTTGCGTGAAACGGCACAGTCATTGAATTCATCGACCACACTGTTCTCGAACAGATCCCCACATTTGATCTTTGTGATGACAAAGCACAAGAAAAAGGTTACCTTTTCTGAGAGATCGAGCTGGACCAATGGTTTTTGAAAGTGGAATTACCTGGCATTCGGTCTCGTCAGGTCGATTATTGCATGTATTcaagcatgccacatttgCTGCACAGGATGGGTTGGCTATGCATTTGGCCAGCTCTATCCTGGAAATGGTCCCGTTTGGTTTCAATTAGGAACACATGGATTTAACAAATCTGCTGAACACATTGCACTGCTATTTGTGTAGACATTTTGGACCGAACTTGTAGTATGGAAGCAATAATTTAAATTGAGTTAAAAAGAATAAGCTCCACTGTCAATGTGACAAATTCTGGGCTGTGTAGACTCACCTGCATTCCTTGAGCAGGCAAGTACATGTCTTGAGAGCATCAGTGGCACCAGCCGAAGGGACTACAAGAACTACACATGCCACCAGCCCTGTCATGGTGACCAGTTGCAATTTGCTCCAATTATTGATGCCATTGAGAACATCAGATACTTGCAATACATTGTGTACCTTGACCTGTAAAAAAACAGAGGCAAAACCATGTTGTTCTTAGCAGTATAACAAGAAGCTAATCATGCTTGGTATCGAGGAATGAGCGATCGGTGATCACCTCGGACCGAGCAATGTTTACATGGAGGTGGTCAGTCCTCCATAGGTTAGCCCTCACACAGCACCGGTGGAACCGGACGGTGCCGCGGCTCTTGCTGGTTGTGCCTCTAGAGCTGGGACAGTGGAGAATGTTGGAAGAGCCTTCGGTGAGGAAGACGTGATTCGTGCCCTGCCGTAACATCATTTGTGCCGCAATCTGCATTTCCGGAGGAAAAATCGGTTTGCCAAAAATCAAAGACTGAAAAAGACCCAAATCAAAGTGGAACATGATTGCACAAACAGTTTGTCACATTTTCGGTATTGAATGCGTGAGAATAGATAGATTTCACGGCAATAACTCTGCTACAAGAAGGGggttggggggggggagggatACTAGGCTACTACTGATGTGTCTATGCGACATGCTGCAAGATTTATATCAAAAAGCACTGGGCAGGAATGGCGCAACAACTCTCGAGCTAAGCAAGCAAACAACACTTAACCCTAATTTCTCAGTCTCAAGCTTGACGAACAGTTCATCTCAGCACGcccgagaaaaagaaaaaccggaTTGGTTAAACAGGAAAATGCGGCAAGAATCGACAGGCCAAGTTACCAGCTGAGAGCAGAGCCTAACCTGCCAATCTCCACACGAAGGGAAGGGACTGGATAGGCCGAGATGGAGAGAATGGAGACAGCGGGGCGCGCGGATGGAAAAAGGATAACACGGTGAGGCAAGCTTggctctcctctcctctcctggaagagaaagagaagcgCTCGTGTGGCGCGGAGCACCAGGACGTGGAAGCCGTGGGGTGCCGCGTGCGTTCTGTTTTGTTTATCGGAGCTCCGGTAAGCCCGGGATAGAACCGTAATTAGCGTGAGTCAGGAGGGTGGGATTGCAAACTTCTCCGACCAGCTCTTGCGGTGCGGCGGCTCTCCTTCTGATTTCCTTCCACCATTTCGAAAGCAAATTTCTaggcgggagagagagagaggggcggAGGTGGCTGCGCCGCCATGGCGGAAACCCTAGCGCTGGCCCCGGTGCAGGACCCCGAGGCGCCCCTCGACGCGGCGGCCATCCGAAGGTGCGTACCCATCACCTCCGCCGCGCCTCCTTCGAGGAATCGTTCTGCTTGGTTCATTCTGCTCCACGGGCTTCCTCGTCTGAGTTTTTGCCCCCTTGCTTCCGTTCAGCCGGTTCGAGCAGCTCCAGATGCTACGGGGAGAAGGTGATGAGGAGCCGGTGGATGATGAGGACGCGGTACTCGGATTGCGCTCCGGGTGGGAGGTGCGTGAGGACCGCTTTTGTGCGTGAACAGTGAGGGGTTTGGTTGCTGCTTCTTACTTAAGCTTGTGATTTAGGCTAATATTTTCGTTTCTGCTGCTGTGTTACCAGGTGGATCTTCAGGAGGTAGATGTGTGGGACTCGAGCGCTGCTGCTCTGGGGGCTGACAGTTTGGGTATGCTATTTGGTTATCTGGGTCCATTTGATCTATTGTTATGTTGAGAGCTCATGTAAATTGCTGTTCGGTAGGATTACTAGATGCAAATTCCTACGACCTCAATTTTGAGAAGAGTACACCTTTGGCTCTTTTGCTTATATTATGATGGTGTGGTTGTTTTCTCTAGAGGCATACATTGAATGGTTAAGAAATGAGGTGAGCCTGGCAGAGGAGGAGAACTGCAATTTATCTAAGGAGATTAGTGCCACTGGAGAGACAGTGTTCACAGGTTATTTCTCTTCACTTTGTCTTGTTTAAGGTTCTGTTGATTGTCAACACTTTGCCATGTCAGTAACTAGCACTTGGTTCCTCCAAATAACAACAAAAAACTTCTGCTATTTAGATACGATTCTGCTGGATGCTGACATTCAAGCACTGGAGCGTTCACTGGTTACAACTGAGGTTGTGCTTAATTCTGGACCCTTTATTAAACTTTAATTCATTTTTAGATGACTTTTCGACAACCAGCTAAATTATAATTGTGAAGAAAGAGTTCCTGCATTCAAACCAGCTAAACTGGATTTGGTCCCACAGTGTTTACTTTTGTCTCTTTGTAGTTTTTCTTGGATTATATCTCATGTAGGAGCCATGCTGTTTTAACCACTACTTATCAAGTAGTGCATGCCTTCACTTCATGCTGTTAGTGTTTTCAACTTTGCAGATCACATCAGATAGTTTAGTTTTCATATGAAATTTGCCACACAAAAATGAATAAGGATGCAGACAAGTATCAGGTTTACCAAATAGATTCTGTGACTTTGATCTGATAAATTACTAGTAGGAAGATAATTTGCAGAAACAGAGTTGACATGCGGAAGTCAGTGATATCAGAGACTCAAAGGATGAAAGTTAAGCATAGCCTGCATgtttcaaaatttcatgaaacTAAGTTTGAAGAACAAGAttgtttgcaaaaaaaaagttcaaagaagatactccctccgatccataataagtgtctcaggtttagtacaactttgtactaagttagtacaaaatctgagacacttattatggatcggagggagtaatttacTCTGCccattcaaaatttaaaaaggtTTTCTTATTGTTAGGATCTTAAACATCAGTTATCATGCTTATGTAATATTTTCGCATGTAATCTGATCTGCATTAATTAACTTCTTACATTGTTTCTggctttctttttctcaaaaacCACTTGATTTAGGGCTTGGAACATTCAGAAGCAAGTTCCATGACTGGGTTATCAGTTTCAACTGATTCAGGCCGAGACCAAACTTATGTTGAGGACTACAAATATGAGGTGTGTTTATATGTTTTATTCATTGACATTCCAAACATTGTGTTGTCCATACTTAATTTCTTAACAACTTCAATGGTGTGAGACAAATCAATGGAAGTTTTGCGTGATAGCAATACAATTTCATAAAGGTAGCTTCTATACTCTTTGTGAACACATTTCGTGCAAGCTATATAATCACTGCACTATGTGTTGGTGGTATCCTCTTGACCTCTTGGCTACTTCCTCGCTACCATTCCTGCCTATTTATATTATGGAATATCTCCAACAAAAAGTAATAACAATGAAAATCATGACCACATATGGAACTAGTACAAATGCAAACAGATTTTTCAGTTCCGTGGTCAGtatgttctttttcttctttaacTCGCAATGCTCTTTGTTGTTGAAAATACGACTTTGATAATTTCATAGGTGTTGGAACTCGATTATCAAATAGGAAAAAGTGAGACGGATCTTAAGCTGTTAGAACTACAAAGTACTTCAATGCAAAGGTATCAATCTTCTATTGCACCTTAAGTCTCTCTATTTAATGTAAGGAAATCCGTTTAAAGCATCTTAACATCAACAATGGCAACACTCCCACTTTGAGAGTAATATAGTTATTCAGAACTCAGAGGAGGTTCCTTATATTCTATGTGGTATTTATCTAATGCTCAAATTGAGCAAACATTTCATAGAAATGTTTTGACGAAGAAGGAATATCACCATTTTCTCTGTGTTGAATTCCCTAACAGTTCTGATTTCATTAGTATTTACTCCTTGTTTGTGCTTATTAAGGACAGAATACACATATGCTTAGTTCACTATCATCTGCTAATGCATTTAGACTAAGCGTGCAATACAC contains:
- the LOC100829659 gene encoding RPM1-interacting protein 4 isoform X1; this translates as MYLVKQQPRIPTFGDWENSEDTPYTQKFEGARKNKKTGIYSNPNDPGHQPEPPRRSPLNPSSYTPDAREQGPRNPPHGRRPETDPHNREPVPRRHSTPQQEQGGNTSTPRSPYRTAAGSASPMQPNNTSKPKHRAAGGQTPERRASSDVHGQHTPGRSRMRQGYQGYNAEEEVAVPPFGAWDEANAASGEKFTGIFNRVRDDKLSPNSSARQSSNANHGQENKVQQTCPCCIL
- the LOC100829659 gene encoding RPM1-interacting protein 4 isoform X2, which codes for MAQPRIPTFGDWENSEDTPYTQKFEGARKNKKTGIYSNPNDPGHQPEPPRRSPLNPSSYTPDAREQGPRNPPHGRRPETDPHNREPVPRRHSTPQQEQGGNTSTPRSPYRTAAGSASPMQPNNTSKPKHRAAGGQTPERRASSDVHGQHTPGRSRMRQGYQGYNAEEEVAVPPFGAWDEANAASGEKFTGIFNRVRDDKLSPNSSARQSSNANHGQENKVQQTCPCCIL
- the LOC100829969 gene encoding violaxanthin de-epoxidase, chloroplastic, whose translation is MMLRQGTNHVFLTEGSSNILHCPSSRGTTSKSRGTVRFHRCCVRANLWRTDHLHVNIARSEVKVHNVLQVSDVLNGINNWSKLQLVTMTGLVACVVLVVPSAGATDALKTCTCLLKECRIELAKCIANPSCAANVACLNTCNNRPDETECQIKCGDLFENSVVDEFNDCAVSRKKCVPKKSDVGEFPVPDPSALVKNFNIADFTGKWYISSGLNPTFDAFDCQLHEFHVEGDRLVANLAWRIRTPDTGFFTRGAVQRFAQDPSQPAILYNHDNEYLHYQDDWYILSSKIENKEDDYIFVYYRGRNDAWDGYGGAVVYTRSKQLPETIVPELERAAKSVGRDFSTFIRTDNTCGPEPPLVDRIEKTVEKGEKIIVDEVKEIEGELEGEVEELEKEEETLVKRLADGLTEVKQDVMNFLQGLSKEEMELLDQLDLEATQVEELFSRSLPIRKLR